Proteins from a genomic interval of Sphingobacterium sp. SYP-B4668:
- a CDS encoding PH domain-containing protein, translating to MIVDKYIQDGQDVKVVEKLVDKLQDMMTPGEQIDYIALQKKPAVTILPDSIAVSSKRIFLCEFTKLGLATNFEIFSWKDIKDIAFKEEIFGSKVTVIPLTGENLSIDYIPKIQARKLYQLIKGALETNKKEETKIERITEIPKPAPVIIEEQEERPSDSHPISEYTTPAEPTPVPSYTTAPLPPPLNEQATPVEEADDEITLKLKKLKSLFDKQLITQAEYENKKNELLSQL from the coding sequence ATGATTGTTGATAAGTATATACAGGACGGACAAGACGTCAAAGTAGTAGAAAAATTGGTAGACAAGCTACAGGATATGATGACCCCTGGAGAGCAGATTGACTACATTGCTCTGCAGAAAAAACCTGCAGTAACGATTCTACCGGACAGCATCGCGGTGAGTAGCAAGCGTATCTTCCTATGTGAGTTTACAAAATTGGGACTAGCCACTAATTTTGAAATTTTTAGCTGGAAGGACATTAAGGATATCGCATTTAAAGAAGAAATCTTTGGTTCAAAGGTGACGGTCATTCCACTCACTGGTGAGAATCTCAGCATTGATTATATTCCAAAAATACAAGCCCGCAAACTATACCAGTTAATCAAAGGTGCTTTGGAAACCAACAAGAAAGAGGAGACAAAGATAGAGCGAATAACAGAAATCCCCAAGCCCGCACCTGTGATTATAGAGGAACAGGAAGAGCGCCCTAGTGACTCTCATCCTATTTCGGAATACACAACACCTGCGGAACCGACACCAGTCCCATCTTACACAACGGCACCACTGCCTCCGCCCTTGAACGAGCAGGCCACACCTGTAGAAGAGGCTGATGATGAAATTACCCTGAAATTAAAAAAATTGAAATCACTGTTTGACAAACAGCTGATTACTCAAGCGGAATACGAGAACAAGAAGAACGAATTACTTTCTCAACTGTAG
- a CDS encoding DUF6600 domain-containing protein, with the protein MRRLKKSSIYIITIIGLVGLFFVSPAGAQVRGGVSIDLFYDELSPYGDWDRDPSYGDVWYPNEGPNFRPYSTNGYWAMTEYGNTWVSDYPWGWAPFHYGRWVHSNYRGWGWIPGYEWGPAWVDWRTGNGYYGWAPMTPSINIGVSIGMANLWVFLPSRYIFDRHFHRHYAHDHRTIYNRTTIVNNTYVVNNNHYYGGPSRRDMERSTGRSVAVRSLRDSDRPGRSQVDKRSVSIYRPDRSRDNGRSTTDRSARTDRNDRYDFRSNNSSSRGDNSRTTDRTVGRTNRTNSERDRTIRNDRNGNARVENNTRGQSGRVETNRSEQRSSNTSRPTRGSDGRSVERGQSNTEISRNRGERNTQPNNGAASQNRTERNNSGVERQQRSSRGGESTPQNRPSIDRKNTQPQMENRSRSRSSESSTRFQQASNREQVQSTSSRSSSRGERGTTQHTGRQSNTGSERSSRGR; encoded by the coding sequence ATGAGACGGCTAAAAAAATCAAGCATATATATCATAACCATCATCGGACTGGTTGGTTTATTTTTCGTATCACCTGCTGGAGCTCAAGTGAGAGGGGGAGTATCAATCGATTTATTTTATGACGAATTATCTCCCTACGGAGATTGGGATAGAGACCCAAGCTACGGAGATGTATGGTACCCCAACGAGGGCCCAAACTTCAGACCTTATTCGACGAATGGATACTGGGCGATGACGGAGTATGGCAATACTTGGGTATCAGACTATCCTTGGGGATGGGCACCCTTCCATTATGGTAGATGGGTCCATTCCAACTATAGAGGCTGGGGTTGGATTCCTGGATACGAATGGGGACCTGCATGGGTAGATTGGCGAACCGGTAATGGGTATTACGGATGGGCACCAATGACGCCTTCTATCAACATTGGCGTGTCAATAGGCATGGCTAATCTTTGGGTATTCTTACCTTCACGTTATATATTTGACCGTCACTTCCATCGCCACTATGCCCATGACCATCGGACTATTTACAATAGGACGACGATTGTGAACAATACTTACGTAGTGAATAATAATCACTATTACGGAGGCCCGTCTCGTAGAGACATGGAGCGCTCTACTGGTCGCAGTGTCGCTGTACGGAGTTTAAGAGATAGTGATAGACCGGGCAGATCGCAGGTAGACAAGCGTTCGGTATCAATATACCGTCCAGATAGAAGTAGAGACAATGGTCGCTCAACGACTGATCGTTCTGCGAGGACAGATAGAAACGACAGGTATGACTTTCGCTCGAACAACTCTTCATCTCGGGGAGACAACTCACGGACTACTGACAGGACAGTTGGAAGAACGAACAGGACCAACAGTGAAAGAGATCGGACTATCCGTAATGATCGGAACGGTAACGCTCGTGTAGAAAACAACACTAGAGGCCAATCTGGTCGTGTGGAAACCAATCGGTCTGAACAACGATCATCCAACACATCCCGCCCTACACGTGGGAGTGACGGCCGCTCTGTAGAACGAGGACAATCCAACACCGAGATATCAAGAAATAGAGGTGAACGGAATACACAGCCAAACAATGGTGCAGCGAGTCAAAATCGTACGGAAAGAAATAATTCAGGTGTTGAGCGCCAACAGAGGTCATCTAGAGGAGGCGAGTCAACACCTCAAAACAGACCCTCGATAGATAGAAAAAATACACAGCCGCAGATGGAAAATAGAAGTAGAAGCCGCTCTAGCGAAAGCTCGACTCGTTTTCAACAAGCCAGCAATAGAGAACAAGTACAAAGCACCTCTTCACGCAGCTCAAGCAGAGGTGAGAGAGGAACGACACAACATACAGGAAGACAATCTAACACAGGGAGCGAAAGAAGTAGCAGAGGTCGCTAA
- the pncB gene encoding nicotinate phosphoribosyltransferase gives MTTLTSILDNDFYKFTMQFAVVKLFPKAKARYHFINRGEHKFPNGFGKLLEEAIQAMAKLKLTKAEKKFFSENCPYIDPTYFDFLEGYRYDPDEVIIQQNGTDLSVQIEGYWYRTILWEVPIMALICELYYTTTFQDRISDAAVIHIAKEKILKYDKLGVTIADFGTRRRHSYFVHNLVVETLKKYGKGTFIGSSNVHLAMVHQIKPIGTHAHEWFMFHAAKYGYKMANHLGLEHWSEVYRGDLGIALADTYTTDVFFKQFDKKLSKLFDGVRHDSGDALLFADKTIQHYVANGIDPLSKTITFSDGLDYEKVEKISTYCKGKIGYSFGIGTNFTNDAGVPAMNIVLKMTDAHPEEGEWTSVIKLSDEPKKHTGNDESIDLAKKTLMIED, from the coding sequence ATGACAACACTCACGTCTATACTGGATAACGATTTTTACAAATTCACCATGCAATTTGCCGTCGTCAAGTTATTCCCAAAGGCCAAGGCTCGATACCATTTCATTAATAGAGGTGAGCACAAATTCCCAAATGGATTTGGCAAGCTGCTGGAAGAAGCAATACAGGCTATGGCGAAGCTCAAACTAACCAAGGCCGAGAAAAAGTTTTTTTCTGAAAACTGTCCTTATATTGATCCTACTTATTTTGACTTCTTAGAAGGTTACCGTTATGATCCGGATGAGGTGATAATCCAGCAAAACGGGACAGACCTATCTGTCCAGATTGAAGGATATTGGTATAGAACAATCCTTTGGGAGGTCCCCATAATGGCTTTAATATGTGAATTATACTATACAACGACCTTCCAAGATCGAATCTCAGACGCTGCTGTCATCCATATTGCCAAGGAAAAAATCCTCAAGTATGACAAACTGGGTGTTACTATCGCTGACTTTGGAACGCGAAGACGGCACTCTTATTTTGTACACAATCTAGTCGTAGAGACCCTAAAGAAATATGGAAAAGGTACATTCATAGGATCGAGCAACGTACATTTGGCCATGGTCCATCAAATTAAACCAATTGGCACGCATGCTCATGAATGGTTTATGTTCCATGCAGCCAAATATGGCTATAAAATGGCGAATCATCTGGGATTAGAGCATTGGTCGGAGGTATATCGTGGCGATTTGGGAATCGCCCTGGCAGACACTTATACGACAGACGTTTTCTTCAAGCAATTTGACAAAAAACTATCCAAATTATTTGATGGAGTACGCCACGACAGTGGGGATGCTCTATTATTTGCAGATAAAACTATCCAACATTATGTGGCAAATGGGATCGATCCGCTCTCCAAAACCATCACCTTTTCTGATGGTTTGGATTATGAAAAGGTGGAGAAAATATCAACCTATTGCAAAGGAAAAATTGGTTACTCATTTGGAATTGGCACGAATTTCACCAACGATGCTGGTGTGCCAGCAATGAATATTGTGTTGAAGATGACGGACGCACATCCTGAAGAGGGAGAATGGACATCCGTTATTAAACTATCAGATGAACCCAAGAAGCATACCGGTAATGATGAATCCATCGATTTAGCAAAGAAGACACTAATGATTGAAGACTAA
- a CDS encoding MlaE family ABC transporter permease, which yields MKNKVRNLLIEFANIHRFLMRFLKEVVSPPFEFKEIIRQCYEIGWRSLPLISVTGFIVGFVFTKQSRPSLEEFGATSWLPSLISIAIIRALAPLVTALIASGKVGSQIGAELSSMNVTEQIDAMEVSGTNPFKFLIVSRIWATTIGIPILCFYTAGIGLVGGYLSIASKDDVSFLSFFTQVFEAIAYKDIFAMVFRAIVFGFTIGAVSSYCGYYSSKGTEGVGKAANSAVVASMFIVFIEEILIVQILAAFS from the coding sequence ATGAAGAATAAAGTAAGGAATTTACTTATAGAGTTTGCTAACATCCACCGTTTCTTGATGCGGTTTTTAAAGGAAGTTGTCAGTCCTCCATTTGAATTTAAAGAAATAATCCGTCAATGTTATGAAATAGGGTGGAGATCACTTCCACTCATCAGTGTAACTGGATTTATCGTAGGTTTTGTATTCACAAAACAATCGCGCCCATCATTAGAAGAATTTGGTGCTACTTCTTGGTTGCCTTCATTAATATCCATCGCAATCATTCGTGCTCTCGCTCCGCTCGTTACAGCATTGATAGCCTCTGGTAAAGTAGGTTCTCAAATTGGTGCAGAATTAAGCTCTATGAATGTGACTGAGCAAATCGATGCGATGGAGGTGTCCGGGACCAATCCATTTAAATTTTTAATTGTCAGTCGTATATGGGCCACCACAATAGGGATTCCAATCCTTTGTTTTTATACTGCAGGAATTGGTCTTGTAGGTGGGTACTTGAGTATTGCAAGTAAGGATGATGTTAGCTTCTTAAGTTTCTTTACTCAGGTTTTCGAAGCTATCGCCTATAAGGATATTTTTGCGATGGTCTTTAGGGCGATTGTCTTTGGTTTCACGATTGGAGCGGTGAGCAGCTACTGTGGCTATTATTCATCAAAAGGAACTGAAGGGGTCGGTAAAGCGGCAAATAGCGCAGTTGTAGCGTCCATGTTTATCGTTTTTATAGAAGAGATATTAATTGTTCAAATTTTAGCCGCTTTTAGTTAG
- the lnt gene encoding apolipoprotein N-acyltransferase translates to MNNKYVLALLSAFLLWLAWPPIPYTGLVLLIAFVPLLLGIEQIIRNDSSLKGRKVFGLAFLTGFIWNTASIYWVYNAMSAQLPAYAALPISLIPFGLAPLLMATAFWLYYQLRKKRSLPISLVGLASLWISYEYLHQTWDLAFPWMTLGNGFATSHQLVQWYELTGIYGGSLWIWLVNILLFVLFLHRHQHYVLKRHKLVLSLLIGIIAIPVIGSIVRYSTFEEHVNPSEIVVVQPNIDPYSKFGPIPPEDQLQTLLQLSKSVSKPNTEFFIWPETAISSRSWIDEENFREYPAYEEILTFLDSYKNGNVLSGIESIRFYNDQRTTTARPYGSQFVDHFNAAVLVDNSSKLQFYHKSKLVPGVEQMPFGSALSFMKPLFAQFGGTTGGYGRQDEPSVFYSQSGIGAAPVICYESIWGDYVSDYVRQGAQFITIVTNDGWWKNTSGKDQHLQYAKLRAIENRRWVARSANTGISAFINQRGDIVQQTEWWVPAALAQEINLNEQLTLYTRYGDLIAFASLITAFLSILLLIKPTKKVV, encoded by the coding sequence GTGAACAACAAATATGTATTGGCACTTTTAAGTGCCTTTTTATTGTGGCTGGCATGGCCGCCGATTCCTTATACCGGCCTGGTTCTATTGATTGCTTTTGTCCCCTTACTGTTGGGTATAGAACAGATTATAAGGAATGACAGCTCCCTAAAAGGTAGAAAAGTATTCGGCTTGGCTTTTTTGACTGGTTTCATCTGGAATACGGCATCTATTTATTGGGTTTACAATGCTATGAGTGCCCAACTGCCTGCCTATGCCGCGCTTCCCATTTCTCTTATCCCATTTGGCTTGGCCCCACTTTTGATGGCCACAGCCTTCTGGTTATATTATCAACTGCGAAAAAAAAGAAGCTTACCGATTTCATTGGTTGGACTCGCTTCGTTATGGATAAGCTATGAATACCTCCACCAGACTTGGGACTTAGCTTTCCCATGGATGACGCTTGGCAATGGGTTTGCAACCTCTCACCAACTCGTACAATGGTACGAACTGACAGGTATATACGGTGGTTCTTTATGGATTTGGCTGGTCAACATCCTTCTTTTTGTGCTTTTTCTACATAGGCATCAACACTATGTCCTCAAACGTCATAAGCTCGTATTAAGTTTATTGATTGGAATTATAGCCATTCCCGTGATTGGCTCAATAGTTCGATACTCTACGTTTGAAGAACATGTCAATCCCTCTGAAATTGTAGTGGTCCAACCTAATATCGATCCTTATAGCAAATTTGGACCAATTCCCCCCGAAGATCAGTTACAGACTCTTCTTCAACTTTCTAAATCGGTAAGCAAACCAAATACAGAATTTTTCATTTGGCCCGAAACGGCTATATCCTCCCGCAGCTGGATTGATGAAGAAAATTTTCGCGAGTATCCTGCATACGAGGAGATACTGACTTTTCTGGACTCCTACAAAAATGGGAATGTACTTTCAGGAATCGAGAGCATCCGATTTTACAATGACCAGCGCACCACCACGGCACGACCTTACGGGAGTCAATTCGTGGATCATTTTAATGCTGCTGTATTGGTAGACAATTCTTCCAAGCTCCAATTTTATCACAAATCCAAACTTGTACCTGGTGTAGAGCAAATGCCCTTTGGTTCGGCTCTGAGTTTCATGAAGCCCCTTTTTGCGCAGTTTGGGGGTACTACTGGCGGCTATGGACGTCAGGACGAACCCAGTGTATTTTATAGTCAAAGTGGCATCGGAGCAGCACCAGTAATCTGTTACGAATCTATATGGGGCGACTATGTAAGTGATTATGTCCGACAAGGTGCTCAATTCATCACTATTGTGACGAATGATGGCTGGTGGAAAAATACTTCAGGTAAAGACCAACACCTCCAATATGCCAAGTTGAGAGCGATTGAGAATCGTCGCTGGGTGGCACGTTCGGCAAATACGGGCATTTCGGCCTTTATTAACCAGCGGGGTGATATCGTTCAGCAAACGGAGTGGTGGGTACCAGCAGCGCTAGCTCAAGAGATTAACCTGAACGAACAGCTCACGTTATATACCCGATATGGTGATCTTATTGCATTTGCGTCATTAATAACAGCATTTCTGTCAATCCTATTATTGATAAAGCCTACTAAAAAAGTAGTTTAA
- a CDS encoding class I SAM-dependent methyltransferase — MNRDVYGEALQDYFATGEELSPLLLHSSYGDIEEMPIDIFFREDEDYTELEFIALSLCDGKVLDVGAGAGTHALYLQQKGFEVEALEISTVATNIMAQRGVHHILNKNIFQLQNTKYDTLLFLMNGIGLAEDIEGFKRLLKHCKSLLTTRGQLLFDSSDISYLYEEYRIPKPDHYFGEINYQYEYKGIKGSPFKWLYLDQKMLIKIAREENWVVQILFEDDNDQYLVRMEPRKNEFEF, encoded by the coding sequence ATGAATAGAGATGTATATGGAGAGGCGTTACAAGATTATTTTGCAACGGGTGAAGAGTTATCACCGCTCTTGCTACATAGCAGCTACGGTGATATAGAAGAAATGCCTATAGATATCTTTTTTAGGGAAGATGAGGATTATACAGAACTGGAATTCATTGCCCTATCGCTATGTGATGGTAAGGTACTGGATGTTGGTGCTGGAGCAGGTACGCATGCACTCTATCTCCAACAGAAGGGATTTGAAGTCGAAGCACTGGAAATTTCTACCGTAGCGACCAACATAATGGCCCAGCGTGGTGTGCATCATATTCTTAATAAGAATATCTTTCAACTGCAGAATACGAAATACGACACTCTTCTTTTTCTGATGAATGGAATTGGTCTAGCAGAAGATATTGAGGGGTTCAAAAGACTATTAAAACATTGCAAGTCTTTACTTACGACTCGAGGGCAACTTTTATTTGACTCCTCAGATATCTCCTATTTGTACGAAGAGTATAGAATACCCAAACCTGATCACTACTTTGGGGAGATCAACTATCAATATGAATACAAAGGCATAAAAGGATCTCCTTTCAAATGGCTATACCTTGACCAAAAGATGTTGATCAAGATTGCTCGGGAGGAAAACTGGGTCGTACAAATCCTATTTGAGGACGACAATGACCAGTATCTGGTACGAATGGAACCACGAAAGAATGAATTTGAATTTTAA
- a CDS encoding cysteine desulfurase family protein, which yields MQIYFDNAATTPLDPEVIKVMVETMQENFGNPSSIHSHGRQVKTIVEKARKTVSALLKTSPSEIFFTSGGTEADNMAIVRSIVDLGIKHAISSPIEHHAVLHTLEELEKAGQIHLQLLRVDEKGNVDLNQLEELLAQQPRTFVSLMHANNEIGNLTDIKYVAEICTRYQAVYHADTVQTMGHYHHNLSELNIDFITGAAHKFHGPKGVGFLYVNAKNKIKPLIYGGAQERNMRGGTENVYGIVGLAKALELCYQHMDQDREHIQGIKSYMMEELVQAIPDIQFNGETDQDRSLYTVLNVAFPCTNMSDMLLFSLDIAGISCSGGSACSSGTDIGSHVLTAIRASSDRPSVRFSFSKLNTKDEVDFVVAKLKELCQHDALV from the coding sequence ATGCAAATTTATTTCGATAATGCTGCGACGACTCCACTAGATCCTGAAGTCATCAAAGTGATGGTAGAGACCATGCAAGAGAATTTTGGAAACCCCTCTTCTATTCATTCTCATGGTCGACAAGTTAAAACAATAGTTGAAAAAGCTCGAAAAACGGTATCTGCCCTATTAAAGACTTCTCCTTCTGAAATCTTCTTCACTTCGGGTGGTACGGAAGCAGATAATATGGCTATAGTTAGATCGATAGTAGACCTTGGCATCAAGCATGCAATATCATCGCCTATAGAACACCATGCTGTATTGCATACGCTAGAGGAGTTGGAGAAAGCAGGACAAATACACCTTCAACTTCTCCGTGTAGATGAAAAAGGAAATGTAGATCTTAATCAACTAGAGGAGTTATTGGCACAGCAACCCCGAACATTTGTTTCACTGATGCACGCCAATAATGAGATAGGAAATCTAACCGACATCAAATATGTAGCGGAGATATGTACGCGCTATCAAGCGGTATACCATGCGGATACAGTACAAACTATGGGGCATTACCACCATAATCTTAGCGAATTAAATATAGATTTCATTACAGGTGCTGCACATAAATTTCATGGCCCGAAAGGAGTTGGTTTTCTATATGTGAATGCAAAAAACAAAATCAAACCATTGATCTATGGTGGTGCTCAAGAACGTAATATGCGAGGTGGGACGGAAAATGTATATGGGATTGTAGGTTTGGCAAAAGCACTTGAATTGTGCTATCAACACATGGACCAAGATCGGGAACACATCCAGGGCATCAAATCTTATATGATGGAAGAGCTTGTCCAAGCAATACCCGATATCCAATTCAATGGCGAGACGGATCAGGATCGCTCGTTATATACCGTATTAAATGTCGCTTTTCCATGTACCAACATGTCAGATATGCTATTATTTAGCCTTGATATCGCGGGCATCTCTTGTTCCGGGGGTAGCGCATGCAGCTCGGGAACGGACATAGGGTCACATGTATTGACTGCCATAAGAGCGTCAAGCGACCGACCGTCTGTTCGATTCTCTTTTTCTAAACTTAACACAAAAGATGAGGTGGATTTTGTCGTTGCTAAGCTCAAAGAGCTTTGTCAACATGATGCATTGGTGTAG
- a CDS encoding tetratricopeptide repeat protein, translating to MSSKLEQLQDFLKETPQDPFLHYALANEYLKLGNEQESLARFVAITEQFPDYVGTYYHLGKLLEKLNRTDEAIIYYEKGMVVAQSKRNMHALNELRGAYRLALGEDEDEDY from the coding sequence ATGTCTTCTAAACTAGAACAGCTTCAAGATTTTTTGAAGGAAACTCCACAAGACCCTTTTTTGCATTACGCTTTAGCAAATGAGTATTTGAAGTTAGGGAATGAACAAGAATCGCTGGCAAGATTTGTCGCAATAACCGAACAATTTCCCGATTATGTTGGTACTTACTATCATTTAGGAAAATTGTTGGAGAAATTAAACCGTACCGATGAAGCTATAATTTATTATGAAAAAGGCATGGTTGTCGCACAGAGCAAGCGCAATATGCATGCTCTGAATGAGCTTAGGGGAGCATATAGACTCGCTTTGGGCGAGGATGAAGATGAGGACTATTAA
- the rsmI gene encoding 16S rRNA (cytidine(1402)-2'-O)-methyltransferase — protein sequence MLYLVPTPIGNLEDMTFRAIRILKEADLILAEDTRTSAPLLKHFGIDKKVFAHHQHNEHKAVSEIIRFLKEGQQIALISDAGTPAISDPGFLLVREAIKEGLEVQCLPGATAFVPALVNSGLPNDRFCFEGFLPVKKGRQTRLKNLSGESRTMIFYESPHRLLKSLDEFIATFGEERLASVSRELSKMYEENTRGTLRDVKLHFENNPIKGEFVICIAGLD from the coding sequence ATGCTATACTTAGTACCCACGCCGATAGGCAATCTTGAAGATATGACTTTTCGTGCCATACGCATCTTGAAAGAGGCCGATTTGATTTTAGCTGAGGATACACGTACTTCGGCTCCCTTATTGAAGCATTTCGGTATTGATAAAAAGGTATTTGCTCATCATCAGCACAATGAACACAAGGCCGTTTCCGAAATCATCCGTTTTCTGAAAGAGGGTCAACAAATCGCCCTTATCTCTGATGCAGGGACTCCCGCAATTTCGGACCCTGGTTTTCTATTGGTTCGAGAAGCTATCAAGGAGGGCTTGGAAGTCCAATGCTTGCCAGGTGCAACGGCATTCGTTCCAGCACTTGTCAATTCGGGCTTACCAAATGACCGTTTTTGCTTTGAAGGTTTTCTTCCTGTAAAAAAAGGACGCCAAACGAGGTTGAAAAACCTGTCAGGGGAAAGCCGCACTATGATATTTTACGAATCTCCACATCGATTACTGAAGTCTTTGGACGAATTTATAGCTACATTTGGGGAAGAGAGATTGGCTTCTGTATCCCGAGAATTGAGCAAAATGTATGAGGAAAATACACGTGGAACATTAAGAGATGTTAAATTACATTTTGAAAACAATCCGATTAAGGGAGAATTTGTAATTTGTATAGCAGGATTAGACTAA
- the serS gene encoding serine--tRNA ligase — protein MLQLNYIRENRDKVIERLGVKNFKEMGLVDEIISLDEQRRKTQSESDALSAEANAAAKQIGDLMRQGKKDEAESIKSQSSGYKEQIKVMIEKLSEIESELHNKIVQLPNLPHITVPQGVAAEDNEIIFEQGLIPNLEEDALPHWELAAKYDIIDFELGNKVAGAGFPVYKGKGAKLQRALINFFLDQAGEQGYKEVQVPIVVNEASGFGTGQLPDKEGQMYHVGQDDLYLIPTAEVPVTNMYRDVIVKEEEFPIRHCAYTPCFRREAGSYGAHVRGLNRLHQFDKVEAVQIVHPDKSYEVIEEMCQYVQGLLSKLELPYRVLRLCGGDMSFTAALTYDLEVYSTAQKRWLEVSSVSNFETYQANRLKVRFKNEEGKMQLPHTLNGSALALPRIVASLLENNQTEKGIKIPAILVPYTGFEYID, from the coding sequence ATGTTGCAATTAAATTATATCCGTGAAAACAGGGATAAGGTAATCGAAAGATTAGGAGTGAAGAACTTCAAGGAGATGGGTTTGGTAGATGAGATCATCAGTCTAGATGAACAACGTCGTAAAACTCAATCGGAGTCGGATGCTCTTTCAGCAGAAGCTAATGCTGCAGCGAAGCAAATAGGAGATTTGATGCGCCAAGGTAAAAAAGACGAAGCAGAATCTATCAAGTCCCAGTCCTCAGGGTATAAGGAGCAGATTAAAGTCATGATAGAAAAACTGTCTGAGATTGAGTCTGAGCTACACAACAAGATTGTGCAACTGCCTAATTTACCACATATCACTGTACCACAAGGCGTGGCGGCAGAGGATAATGAGATTATTTTTGAGCAAGGGCTTATTCCTAATTTAGAGGAGGATGCATTGCCTCATTGGGAATTGGCAGCTAAGTATGATATCATTGATTTTGAATTGGGTAATAAAGTCGCAGGGGCTGGTTTTCCTGTCTATAAAGGTAAAGGGGCAAAGCTTCAACGTGCCTTGATCAATTTCTTTTTAGATCAAGCAGGCGAGCAAGGATATAAAGAAGTACAGGTTCCCATCGTTGTGAATGAAGCCTCTGGATTTGGTACTGGACAGCTTCCTGATAAAGAAGGACAAATGTACCATGTGGGACAGGATGACTTGTATCTGATTCCTACTGCAGAAGTTCCCGTAACCAATATGTATCGGGATGTCATTGTAAAAGAAGAAGAGTTCCCGATTCGTCATTGTGCCTATACGCCATGCTTTCGTCGCGAAGCAGGTTCTTATGGTGCACATGTGCGAGGGTTGAATAGACTTCATCAATTCGACAAAGTGGAAGCTGTACAGATTGTACATCCTGACAAATCATATGAAGTTATCGAAGAAATGTGTCAATACGTTCAAGGACTACTGAGCAAATTGGAACTCCCGTATCGAGTATTGCGTCTGTGTGGTGGTGATATGAGCTTCACAGCAGCGCTTACCTACGATTTGGAAGTATATAGTACTGCTCAAAAAAGATGGTTAGAAGTTTCTTCTGTTTCTAATTTTGAAACTTACCAAGCCAATCGTTTGAAGGTTCGTTTCAAAAATGAGGAAGGCAAGATGCAACTACCACATACCTTGAATGGTTCGGCCCTAGCTCTACCCCGTATAGTAGCTTCGTTGCTAGAGAATAACCAGACGGAGAAAGGAATCAAGATTCCGGCTATATTGGTGCCGTACACTGGGTTTGAATATATTGACTAA
- a CDS encoding copper resistance protein NlpE, whose product MKTLTYIFATFLLLMALAGCINNRQGKNEHSNSTEQNIAQQNGVATSGSEVLGNYRGVLPCTDCQGIETILQIKADKSYRLSTKYLGKSDENFIKAGRWKIHASTLSLEGIDYKFKIFEDHLGQLDLSGNDMRGDLADQYLLSKIEN is encoded by the coding sequence ATGAAAACGTTAACGTACATTTTTGCCACTTTTTTATTGCTTATGGCATTGGCGGGTTGTATTAACAACCGTCAAGGTAAAAATGAACACTCAAACTCTACCGAACAGAATATCGCACAACAAAATGGCGTAGCAACTAGCGGAAGTGAGGTCTTGGGAAACTATAGAGGTGTATTGCCCTGTACTGATTGCCAAGGTATTGAGACAATCCTGCAAATCAAAGCAGATAAATCGTATCGGTTAAGTACAAAATATCTTGGCAAAAGTGACGAAAATTTCATCAAAGCTGGTAGATGGAAGATTCATGCAAGTACATTGAGTCTAGAGGGTATCGATTATAAATTTAAAATTTTTGAAGACCACTTGGGACAATTGGATCTGTCAGGTAATGATATGAGAGGTGATCTCGCCGACCAGTATCTGCTATCCAAAATTGAAAATTAG